A genomic segment from Streptomyces sp. NBC_01233 encodes:
- a CDS encoding serine hydrolase domain-containing protein, whose protein sequence is MNRRLALSAALLAVMAAVAPATSAHAAPSLSPDLEAVSQALRNTTAAGAPGAMARFSGPLGVRTRVEGVRDKTTGSAMDTQARFRIGSVSKTFSAVVLLQLVAEGRIELDSSVNRYLPGLLPDDRITVRHLLSHRSGLADYTDAMFAQTVPGFESVRNKVFSYRELVDLSLREPRTTVPGAAYKYSNTNFVVVGMLIEKATGNGVATEYERRIFKPLGLRNTSYVHPTTQIKGLHARGYLHPDEAGAPLVDSTEQTASWAQTAGAVISSPADLNTFTSALLGGRLLSAPMLDAMITVTPTDTTNTRFYGLGLRRYDLSCGTSVYGHTGTVQGFYTYAFSTRDGRRSLAAMANTSNKGEANTALGGTLEAAFCGKQPAEATKRGFGFAPAEMDLPEHNAAR, encoded by the coding sequence ATGAACCGACGTCTGGCCCTCAGCGCAGCCCTGCTGGCGGTGATGGCCGCGGTGGCTCCGGCGACCAGCGCCCACGCCGCCCCCTCCCTCTCCCCCGATCTCGAGGCGGTGAGCCAGGCGCTGCGCAACACGACCGCCGCCGGAGCGCCGGGCGCCATGGCCCGCTTCAGCGGACCCCTCGGTGTCCGCACCAGGGTCGAGGGCGTACGCGACAAGACCACGGGATCGGCCATGGACACCCAGGCCCGCTTCCGGATCGGCAGCGTCAGCAAGACGTTCTCCGCCGTCGTGCTGCTGCAACTGGTGGCCGAGGGGCGGATCGAGCTGGACTCCTCCGTCAACCGCTACCTGCCCGGTCTGCTGCCCGACGACCGGATCACCGTGCGTCATCTGCTCAGCCACCGGAGCGGCCTGGCGGACTACACCGATGCCATGTTCGCGCAGACCGTGCCCGGCTTCGAGTCCGTGCGCAACAAGGTCTTCAGCTACCGGGAACTGGTGGACCTCTCCCTGCGCGAACCGCGGACGACCGTGCCCGGCGCGGCCTACAAGTACTCGAACACCAACTTCGTGGTCGTCGGCATGCTCATCGAGAAGGCCACCGGCAACGGGGTGGCCACGGAGTACGAGCGGCGCATCTTCAAGCCGCTGGGGCTGCGCAACACCTCCTACGTGCACCCCACCACGCAGATCAAGGGACTGCACGCGCGCGGCTACCTCCACCCGGACGAGGCCGGCGCGCCCCTGGTCGACTCCACCGAGCAGACGGCGTCGTGGGCCCAGACCGCCGGGGCCGTGATCTCCAGCCCCGCCGATCTGAACACCTTCACCTCCGCGCTGCTCGGCGGCCGGCTGCTGTCCGCTCCCATGCTGGACGCCATGATCACCGTGACCCCGACCGACACCACGAACACCCGGTTCTACGGGCTCGGTCTGCGCCGCTACGACCTCTCCTGCGGCACGTCGGTCTACGGGCACACGGGTACCGTGCAGGGCTTCTACACGTACGCCTTCTCCACGCGCGACGGCCGCCGCAGCCTCGCCGCCATGGCGAACACCTCGAACAAGGGCGAGGCGAACACCGCCCTCGGCGGAACCCTCGAAGCCGCGTTCTGCGGCAAGCAGCCCGCGGAGGCCACCAAGCGCGGCTTCGGCTTCGCCCCGGCCGAGATGGACCTGCCCGAGCACAACGCGGCCCGCTGA
- a CDS encoding zinc ribbon domain-containing protein YjdM yields MTETPLPPCPECAGTYAYEMGALLVCPECGHEWPLASAEPGEAAGERVIKDAVGNVLADGDTVTVVKGLKVKGSPTGIKAGTKVRNIRLVEGVDGHDIDCKIEGFGSMQLKSSVVRKV; encoded by the coding sequence GTGACTGAGACCCCCCTGCCTCCCTGCCCCGAGTGCGCCGGCACGTACGCGTACGAGATGGGCGCGCTCCTCGTCTGCCCCGAATGCGGGCACGAGTGGCCGCTCGCGTCCGCCGAGCCCGGTGAGGCCGCCGGGGAGCGGGTGATCAAGGACGCGGTCGGCAACGTGCTGGCCGACGGCGACACCGTGACGGTCGTCAAGGGCCTGAAGGTCAAGGGCAGCCCGACCGGCATCAAGGCCGGCACCAAGGTGCGCAACATCCGTCTCGTCGAGGGTGTGGACGGCCACGACATCGACTGCAAGATCGAGGGCTTCGGCTCCATGCAGCTCAAGTCCAGCGTGGTCAGGAAGGTCTGA
- a CDS encoding ScbA/BarX family gamma-butyrolactone biosynthesis protein, whose translation MTVSADHSASSVAALSSALPREYVHKSAHSEVLLTGWRTVAPDQYVVTAQWPRTHSFYTPDGGHHDPLLLAETVRQAIPLLSHVAYDVPFGHRQIWDTFSYSANPEALVVGPVPADIVLRISCSGITRRGRRLAGLTMHVTATRDGEFLVTAQAGFTNQPQAVYQRLRGTNADLDQVAARIIPLPPPLTPRRVGRDRFHDVVLSPTSSVLRAQLRADINHPILFDHPVDHAPGMLLLEAVRQAAYASAFPRRGVLTDLEMRFFRYAELNSPCWIETAPAAGETTATGRHPVRVLARQNGEDVFTATAMITTTAHAPLRVHATP comes from the coding sequence ATGACTGTGTCAGCTGATCACTCCGCCTCGTCCGTCGCCGCACTCAGCAGCGCCTTACCGCGGGAGTACGTACACAAGAGCGCACACTCCGAAGTCCTGCTCACCGGGTGGCGCACCGTCGCGCCCGACCAGTACGTCGTCACCGCCCAGTGGCCCCGTACCCACAGCTTCTACACGCCGGACGGCGGCCACCACGACCCGCTCCTCCTCGCGGAAACGGTCCGTCAGGCCATCCCGCTCCTGAGCCACGTCGCCTACGACGTCCCCTTCGGCCACCGTCAGATCTGGGACACGTTCAGCTACTCGGCGAACCCGGAGGCCCTCGTCGTCGGCCCGGTACCGGCCGACATCGTGCTCCGCATCAGCTGCTCCGGCATCACCCGCCGGGGCCGAAGACTGGCGGGCCTCACCATGCACGTCACCGCGACCCGCGACGGGGAATTCCTCGTCACCGCCCAAGCCGGCTTCACCAACCAGCCGCAGGCCGTCTACCAGCGTCTTCGCGGTACGAACGCGGACCTCGACCAGGTGGCCGCCCGCATCATCCCGCTGCCGCCGCCGCTGACGCCCCGCCGCGTCGGCCGCGACCGCTTCCACGACGTGGTCCTCTCCCCGACCAGTTCCGTCCTGCGCGCCCAGCTCCGGGCCGACATCAACCACCCGATCCTCTTCGACCACCCCGTCGACCACGCCCCGGGCATGCTGCTCCTGGAAGCCGTGCGCCAGGCCGCGTACGCTTCCGCCTTCCCGCGGCGGGGAGTCCTCACCGACCTCGAAATGCGGTTCTTCCGCTACGCGGAGCTGAACTCGCCCTGCTGGATCGAGACGGCCCCGGCAGCCGGGGAGACGACCGCGACGGGCCGCCACCCCGTACGCGTCCTGGCCCGCCAGAACGGCGAGGACGTCTTCACCGCCACCGCGATGATCACCACCACGGCGCACGCCCCCCTCCGCGTCCACGCCACTCCCTGA
- a CDS encoding ScbR family autoregulator-binding transcription factor, whose translation MSERKQQRAPQLRAVQTKAAILRAAAEVFDEFGFSGASISKIMKRADVTQGGMYFHFSSKEELAYAVMVGQGDGLVFPEGEDGLQHLVDITLYLAEELRHNPVLRAGVRLAVEQGEFGLRDDVAYQAWVLEFRQQLRFARAKGELQPDVDDHELAWVLVSSFTGAQLFSQASTGRADLPQRIASLWRYLLPAVATEGTRENLRLTLTPTRPQASKEPEPGPGRRG comes from the coding sequence ATGTCAGAGCGGAAGCAGCAACGCGCGCCTCAACTCAGGGCAGTTCAGACCAAAGCGGCCATCCTCCGTGCCGCCGCAGAGGTCTTCGACGAGTTCGGCTTCAGCGGGGCCAGCATCAGCAAGATCATGAAGCGGGCGGACGTCACCCAGGGCGGGATGTACTTCCACTTCAGCTCCAAGGAGGAGCTCGCCTACGCCGTGATGGTCGGCCAGGGCGACGGCCTGGTCTTCCCCGAAGGGGAGGACGGGCTGCAGCACCTGGTGGACATCACGCTCTACCTCGCGGAGGAGCTGCGGCACAATCCGGTACTCCGCGCCGGCGTCCGACTAGCTGTGGAACAGGGCGAGTTCGGCCTGCGTGACGACGTCGCCTACCAGGCCTGGGTGCTGGAGTTCCGCCAGCAGCTGCGCTTCGCCCGGGCCAAGGGGGAGCTCCAGCCGGACGTCGACGACCACGAGCTGGCGTGGGTACTGGTCAGCTCCTTCACCGGAGCGCAGCTCTTCTCCCAGGCGTCCACCGGACGGGCCGACCTGCCCCAGCGCATCGCCTCCCTGTGGCGCTACCTGCTCCCCGCGGTCGCCACCGAGGGCACCCGCGAGAACCTGCGCCTGACGCTGACTCCGACGCGGCCGCAGGCGTCGAAGGAGCCGGAACCCGGGCCGGGGCGGCGGGGTTGA
- a CDS encoding NAD-dependent epimerase/dehydratase family protein, giving the protein MSARHIVVTGATGFVGSAVLRRLAAQDPQAVVHAVSRTRPPIAYGGRWIGADLADAESLHGVCDGADVLLSLASCTGPDADRCTAVNSTGTAALMAEAGRAGVRRIVQLSTCAVYGPGPHTGQDVGELTTAPVSAASSSRLAGEEPVLDAGGLVLRAGLVLGRGDRWVVPALVDAFRRVPAAWGGGTGLASFVDVDDLARLIAAFALGDGAAAGAVGVLHAHHPVPVRNRDLMDALADHRVLPAGPAADWPWRRCLDALATTPGWVSERQFTLLARDHWYRADEAWRLAGIAPGPGPLGRLGAAAQWYRERGAAAPG; this is encoded by the coding sequence TTGAGTGCCCGTCACATCGTCGTCACCGGGGCGACGGGCTTCGTGGGGTCGGCGGTCCTGCGCCGGCTGGCCGCGCAGGACCCGCAGGCCGTGGTGCACGCGGTGTCCCGTACGCGTCCCCCCATCGCGTACGGCGGGCGCTGGATCGGCGCGGACCTGGCCGACGCGGAATCCCTGCACGGAGTGTGCGACGGCGCGGACGTCCTGCTGTCGCTGGCCTCCTGCACAGGACCGGACGCCGACCGCTGCACGGCGGTCAACTCCACGGGAACCGCCGCCCTGATGGCCGAGGCGGGCCGGGCGGGCGTACGGCGCATCGTCCAGCTGTCGACCTGCGCCGTCTACGGGCCGGGACCGCACACGGGACAGGACGTCGGCGAGCTGACGACCGCCCCGGTGTCGGCGGCCAGCAGCAGCCGGCTGGCGGGGGAGGAGCCGGTGCTCGACGCGGGGGGACTGGTCCTGCGCGCGGGGCTGGTGCTGGGCAGGGGCGACCGCTGGGTCGTACCGGCTCTCGTCGACGCCTTCCGGCGCGTACCGGCGGCGTGGGGAGGAGGTACGGGGCTGGCCTCCTTCGTCGACGTCGACGACCTGGCGCGGCTCATCGCGGCGTTCGCGCTCGGGGACGGTGCAGCGGCCGGGGCCGTGGGCGTCCTGCACGCCCACCACCCGGTGCCGGTGCGCAACCGCGACCTCATGGACGCCCTCGCCGACCACCGGGTGCTGCCGGCGGGACCCGCCGCCGACTGGCCGTGGCGCAGGTGTCTGGACGCGCTGGCCACGACGCCGGGATGGGTGAGCGAGCGGCAGTTCACGCTGCTGGCCCGGGACCACTGGTACCGCGCCGACGAGGCATGGAGACTCGCGGGGATCGCGCCGGGACCCGGCCCGCTGGGCCGGCTCGGCGCGGCGGCGCAGTGGTACCGGGAGAGGGGCGCCGCCGCCCCGGGCTGA